GGACGGCGCCTGCGGGGACGGCATCTGCCGGCACCGGGCCTGCCGGCACCGGGCCTGCCGGCACCGCACCCACAGACACCGCACCCGGAGACACCGCACCCACCGGTGCGGCGCCCGGAGACACCGCACCCACCGGTGCGGCGCCCGGAGACACCGCACCCACCGGTGCGGCGCCCGGAGACACCGCACCCACAGACACCGCACCCACCGGTGCGGCGCCCGCAGGCGCGGCGCCGGGGAACACTATGAAGCCGCCGCCGCGGAGGAGCCGCCGGCGCCTGGTCCTCGCGATCATCGCCACCGCCGTGGTCGCGATCGTCGCCGCCGTGCTCATCCCGGTCCTGAACGGCCGCGACCCCGAACCGGCTCCGCAGGCCGCGCCGACCCCCGCCGCCACCGCCCGGCAGAACGACAGCACGCCGAGCCCCGACTCCCCGGCCCAGCCGCCAGCCGGCTATCAGCTCTACCGCGACCCGGCGGGCTGGTCGGTCGCCGTCCCGGTGGGCTGGACCGCGGCCCAGGACGGGACCACGGTCACGTTCACCGGCGGTGGCCGCGTCCTGCGCGTCACGATGCGCCCCGACCCGCCCCAGGACCCGTACGAGGCCCAGCTCGCGCTGCAGCCGGTGATCGAGGCCGGCACCCCGGGCTACGACTTCATCCGCATCGCGAGCGTCACGTACCGCGGGTGGGCGACCTCGGACTGGGAGTACCGGGCCGGGACGACGACGCGCACCCACAGCCTGATCCGCAGCACGGTGACCGGCCCCAGCACGGTCTTCGACATCACCTGGACCTGCCAGGACGCCCGCTGGGTGGCGGACAAGCGGTTCTTCGACACAGCGGTGCGCACGTTCGATCCCGGGGCATGAATCCCGCCCGGGACGGGTTGCCGCCTAGGTGAGCGACACTCTGCCCCTGGCCGTGCTGGACTTCGTCGGGATCGAGTACGGGGAGAGTGCGCACGACGCTCTGCAGGGCGCGATCCGCATCGCCCAGGCCGTCGAGCAGGCCGGGTACCGCCGCTACTGGGTCTCCGAGCACCACAACATGCGCAGCCTGGCCTGCAGCGCGCCGGAGATCCTCACCGCCGCGATCGCCGCCCGCACCGAGTCGATCCGCGTCGGTGCGGCCGGGATCATGCTGCCCAACCACTCCGCGTTCAAGGTCGCCGAGACCTTCCGGACGCTGATGGCGCTGCACCCGGACCGGATCGACCTCGGGCTCGGCCGCGCGCCCGGCACCGACCCGCTGACCGCGCACGTGCTGCGCCGCGGGATCGACGTCGACCCGGCCGCCGAGTTCCCGGAGCAGGTCGCGGAGCTGCTGGCGTTCCTGGGTGACGGGACCGAGTTCGCGGCCAACCACCCGTACCGGCGGCTGGTGGCGGCACCGGTGGTGACCGAGGTGCCACAGATGTTCGTGCTCGGCTCCAGCGGCTACGGCACCCAGTTCGCCGCGGTCAACGGGATGAGCGCGGTGTTCGCGCACCACATGAGCCCGGACCTGGCCGTGCCGGCGCTGCGGCAGTACCGGACGCAGTTCCAGCCGCGGGTCGAGGGCGCCACGCCGTACTCGGCCATGTCGGTGTTGTCCTTCGCCAGCGACGACCCGGAGGCGGTGGCCGAGTTCGAGGCCGGCTGGACGCTGACGATCGCCAACCTGCGCCGCAACATCCGCGAGCCGCTGCGTCCCGAGCAGGTCCAGGAGTACGCGCGGTCCGAGGCGTTCCGCGCCTCCCGCGAGCAGGGCGACGGCCGGATGGTCACCGGCGAGGCCAAGGCCGTGGTCGAGCGGCTGCTGGAGCTCAAGGACCAGGCCGAGGTGGACGAGATCGTCGTCGTCACGCCGAACCTGGACCGCGGCCGGCGCACCGACAGCTTCCGCGCGATCGCCGACGCCTGGCGCGCGGCCGCCTAGCTCGTGGAGGGCCGCGCCCGGACGTGCATCCGCTCGCCCTGGGCGCCGAAGAGGGCGAGGATCTCGGCCGGCCGGTCCGTCGCGTTGCCGAACCCGTGCGGCACCCGGGTGTCGAACTCGGCCACCTCCCCCGTGCTCAGCACCATGTCGTTCGAGCCGAGGACCAGCCGGACCTGACCGGACAGCACGTACAGCCAGTCGTATCCCTCGTGGGTGCGCTGCTCGTCGATCCGGTCCGGCCCCGGCGGCAGCACCAGCTTGTACGCCTGCAGCCCGCCCGGCTGCCGGCTCAGCGGGATCATCGTCCGCCCGTTGCGGATGAACGGCCGCGGGTGGATCCGCGGGTCGCCGGTCTGCGGCGCGCCGACCAGCTCGTCGAGCTGCACCCGGTACGCCCGGGCCAGCGGCAGCAGCAGCTCCAGCGTCGGCTTGCGCTGCCCGGACTCCAGCCGGGACAGCGTGCTCACCGAGATGCCGGTGGTCCGCGACAGCTCCGCCAGCGTGCCGCCGCGCTGGGTCCGCAGCGCCCGCAGCCGGGGGCCGACGGCCTCCAGGACGGGGCCGAGATCGGGGTCAGGGTCCGGCGGCACGGCTCACCATTCTGCCCGCGATCTCAGGTGAATGCGGGAAGGCGGTCGCGGACCTGCGCCATACGGTCGGCGCGACAACCTGCTCGGCTTCACCCGGACGCTGATCTCCGCGCCGCCGACCGCGCAGGGGCTGATGGACAACGCGCTGGCTGCGTCCAGTACGGCCGGTCGGCGGGCAGCTCGCGGCCGACTACCCGTTCGTGCTGCCGGACGCGGGCTGGATCACCGGCACCTACAGGGCCGCGGCCGGCGACCGGCGGAACTGGCTGCGCTCCCCCGGCATCGAGGCCACGCTCGGCGCGTACGGGCTGCGCCAGGCCTCCGGTCAGGCCGGTCCGCAGCTCACTCCGACCCGGGGCGTCCAGGCGGCGCTGATCCCGGCCCGCGCCTGACGGGGCGCCGCTGAGCAAGCGCGGGCGGCGGGGAGTCTGGGCGTGGGGGGCGGCGTCCGGTAGAACCGGGGCATGACCGAGGCGCTGCGGGAACGACTGGTCGGGCACCTGGTGTCCACCGGCCGGATCACCTCCGCCCCGCTGGCGGAGGCGTTCCGGATGGTGCCGCGGCACCTGTTCCTGCCCGGCACCGACCCGGCCGTCGTCTACCAGGACGAGGCGATCCCGACCCGCTGGTCGTCCGACGGCCGCCCGACCAGCTCGTCCTCGCAGCCGGCGATCGTGGCCGCGATGCTGGAGCAGCTCGGCCTCCGGCCCGGGCACCGGGTGCTGGAGATCGGCAGCGGCACCGGCTGGAACGCTGCGCTGCTGGCCTATCTCGTCGGCCCGGCCGGCGCGGTGTCCACTGTGGACATCGAGCCGGCGGTGGCCGGGCAGGCCGCCCGCAACCTGACGGCGGCCGGCGCGACCGGCGTCCGGGTCGTCGTCGGCGACGGGTCGGGCGGCGATCCGGAGACCGCGCCGTTCGACCGGATCGTGGTGACCGCCTCGGCCCGCGACCTCGCCCCGGCCTGGTCCGCCCAGCTCGCGGACGGCGGCCGGCTGGTGCTGCCACTCTCGCTGCGCGGGGCCCAGTCGTCGGTCGCGTTCGAGCCGGCCGGGGATCACCTGGAGAGCGTGTCGATCGTGCCGGCCGGCTTCATGCCGATGCAGGGCACGCTGGCCGGCCCGGACCCGCTGCGCCCGCTGGGCCGGCGCGACCTGATGCTGCACCTGGACGACCCGCGGCCGGTGGACACGGACGCACTGCTGGCCGCCCTGGACGCCGGCGGCGGCCCGATCACGCCGGTGCCGGTACGCCGCGCCGAGGTCCACACCGGGTTGCGGGTCTGGCTGGCGCTACGCGCCCCGGACGCCGGCGACCTGGTCACGCTCCAGGAACCGGCCACGTCGCCGACCCCGGTCCTGGTCGGCGACGGCGCGCTCGCCGCCCTCGTGCCGACCGGGTCCGGCACCGGCGTCCGCGGCTACGGGCCGGACGGCGACGCCCTCGCCGCCCGGCTGTTGACCGAGATCGAGGCCTGGATCGCGGCCGGCCGGCCCGGCACGACCGCGGTCCGGATCCGCGCCTACCCGGCCGGCACCGACCTGCCGCCGCCCACGATCGACACCCCGAACACCCGCTTCACCGTGGACTGGCCGGCCGGTCAGGCCGGGTCGTAGTCGAGGTTCGGCCGCAGCCAGCGCTCGACCTCCGCCCGCGGCAGCCCGCGCCGCTTGGCGTAGTCCTCGACCTGGTCGCGACCGAGCCGCCCGACGGTGAAGTAGCGCGACTTCTGGTGGGCGAAGATCAGCCCGCTCACCGCGGCCGCCGGCGTCATCGCGTACGACTCGGTGAGGGCGAGGCCCTGCTCGGCGGCGCCGAGCAGCGTGAACAGCTCGCCCTTGAGCGAGTGGTCGGGGCTGGCCGGGTAGCCGAGCGCCGGGCGGATCCCGCGGAACCGCTCGGCGTGCAGGTCCGCCAGCACCGACCGGGCGTCCGGCTCGAACCAGGCCCGCCGTGCCTGCAGGTGCGCCCACTCCGCGAACGCCTCGGCCAGCCGGTCGGCCAGCGCCTTCGCCATGATCGCGCGGTAGTCGTCGTACTCGGCCTCGAACGTGGCCGCGAGCGCGTCGGCGCCGTGGATCGCGACCGCGAACCCGCCGAGGTGGTCGCCGTCGGGGGCGACGTAGTCGGCCAGCGACCGGTTCGGCTCGTCGGCGTGCTTCGCGGTCTGCTGGCGCAGCATCGGGAACCGGACCCCGGACACGACGAGGTCCTCGCCCTCGGCCGCCGCGGGCCAGATCGCGTAGCTGCCGCGGGCCTGCAGCGACCCGTCGGCGATGATCTGGTCCAGCAGCTCCTGCCCGTCGTCGAACAGTTCCCGGGCGACCGGCTGCTCCAGGATCGCCGGGTACTTGCCCTTCAGCTCCCAGGCCAGGAAGAAGAACTGCCAGTCGATGAGCTCGCGCAGCGTGCTCAGCTCGGGCGCGACCGCCCGGACCCCGGTGAACGAGGGCGTCGGCAGGTCGTCGAACGAGACCTGCTCCCGGTTCGCCACCGCCTGCCCGTACGGCAGCAGCGGCCGGCGCTGCCGGGTCGCGTGCTGCTCACGCAGCCGCTGCTGCTCGGCCCGGTTGGCGATGTCCAGCGCCTCGGCCCGCTCCGGGTTGAGCAGGTCCGAGACCACGCCGACCACGCGGGAGGCGTCGAGCACGTGCACGGTCGTCCGCCCGTACGCCGGGGCGATCCGGACCGCGGTGTGCTGCCGGGACGTGGTCGCGCCGCCGATGAGCAGCGGCAGCTTCAGCCCGCGCCGCTCCAGCTCCGCCGCCACCGACACCATCTCGTCCAGCGACGGGGTGATCAGTCCGGACAGGCCGATGGCGTCGGCGTCCTCGGCCACGGCGGTGTCCACAATGGACGCTCCGGGCACCATCACGCCGAGGTCGACCACCTCGTAGTTGTTGCAGCCGAGCACGACGCCGACGATGTTCTTGCCGATGTCGTGCACGTCGCCCTTGACCGTGGCCAGCACGATGCGGCCCTGCCCGCGACGGTCGTCGGCGACCTCGCCGGCCAGCTCCGCGGCCGCCTTCTCCGCCTCCATGTACGGCTCCAGGTACGCGACCGACCGCTTCATCGCCCGCGCGCTCTTCACCACCTGGGGCAGGAACATCTTGCCCGCGCCGAACAGGTCGCCGACGATCTTCATCCCGTCCATCAGCGGGCCCTCGATGACGTCGAGCGGCCGGGGCAGCTGCTGCCGGGCCTCCTCGGTGTCCTCCTCGATGAAGTCGACCACCCCGTGCACCAGCGCGTACGACAGCCGCTCGGCCACCGGCGCCTCCCGCCAGGACAGGTCGATCGCACGCTGGGTGCCCTTGCCGCCGACGGTCGCGGCGAAGGAGACGAGGCGGTCGGTCGCGTCCGGGCGCCGGTCGAACAGCACGTCCTCGACCAGCTCCAGCAGCTCGGCCGGGATGTCCTGGTAGACCGCGAGCTGGCCGGCGTTGACGATGCCCATGTCCAGCCCGGCGGTCACGGCGTGGAACAGGAACGCCGAGTGCATGGCCTCGCGGACCACGTCGTTGCCGCGGAAGGAGAAGGACAGGTTGGAGATGCCGCCGCTGGTGTGCGCGCCGGGGCAGCGCTCCTTGATCCGCGGCAGCGCCTGCAGGAACGCCTTGGCGTAGCCGTTGTGCTCGGCGATTCCGGTCGCGACCGCCAGCACGTTCGGGTCGAAGACGATGTCGGCCGGGTCGAAGCCGATCCCGACGAGCAGGTCGTACGCGCGGCCGCAGATCGCGACCTTGCGGTCGGCCGTGTCGGCCTGGCCCTGCTCGTCGAAGGCCATCACCACGACGCCGGCGCCGTAGCGGCGGACGCGGCGGGCCTGGGCCAGGAACGGCTCCTCGCCCTCCTTGAGGCTGATGGAGTTGACGACTCCCTTGCCCTGCAGGCATTTCAGCCCGGCCTCGAGCACCGTCCACTTCGAACTGTCCACCATCACCGGGATCCGGGCCACCTCGGGCTCGGTCGCGATGAGGTCCAGGAACGTGGTCATCGCCCGCTCGCTGTCGAGCAGGTCGGCGTCCATGTTCACGTCGAGCAGGTTCGCGCCGCCGCGGACCTGCTCCAGCGCGACCGCGACCGCACCCTGGTGGTCGCCGGACTCGATCAGCCGCCGGAACCGGGCCGAGCCGGTGACGTTGGTGCGCTCGCCGATCATGACGAAGCCGGTGTCCGGGCCGATCGCGAACGGCTCCAGCCCGGAGAACCGCGTCCCGGCCGGCTCCCGCGGGATCACCCGGGGCGGCTTGCGCTTGACCGCCAGCGTGATCGCGGCGATGTGCTCGGGGGTCGTGCCGCAGCAGCCGCCGACGACGTTGACCAGCCCGGATCCGGCGAACTCGCCCAGCAGCTCGGCCGTCTCGGCCGGCGTCTGGTCGTACCCGCCGAACGCGTTGGGCAGGCCCGCGTTCGGGTGGCTGGCCACGTACGTCCCGGCCAGGCGGGACAGCTCGGCCACGTGCGGGCGCATCTCGGCGGCGCCGAGCGAGCAGTTCACGCCGACCACCAGCGGCTTCGCGTGCTCGACGGAGCGCCAGAACGCCTCGACCGTCTGTCCGGACAGGGTCCGTCCGGACAGGTCCACGATCGTCACCGACACCCACAGCGGCAGCTGCGGCGCGACCTCCTGGGCGGCGGCCAGCGCGGCCTTGGCGTTGAGCGTGTCGAAGACAGTCTCGATCAGCAGCAGGTCGACGCCGCCGTCGGCCAGTGCCTGGATCTGCTCCGCGTACGCATCCTTGACCTCGTCGAAGGTCACCGCCCGGTACGCCGGGTCCTCCACCTTCGGCGACAGCGACAGGGTCACGTTCAGCGGACCGACCGCGCCGGCGACGAACTTCCCGCCGGCCTCCTTCGCGGCCTGCCGGGCCAGCCGGGCCGAGGCCAGGTTCATCTCCCGGACCAGCGACTCCAGGCCGTAGTCGGCCTGGCCGATGCTGGTCGCGGTGAAGGTGTTCGTGGTGGTGATGTCCGCGCCCGCGTCCAGATACCGCCGGTGCACGTCCAGCACCAGGTCGGGGCGGGTGAGGCTGAGCAGGTCCGGGTCGCCGGCGACGTCCCGGTCGTGCTCGGCGAACCGCTCGCCGCGGTAGTCCTCGGGGCGCAGGCCCGCGTCCTGGAACATCGTGCCCCAGGCGCCGTCCAGCACCACGATCCGCTCGGCGAGCAGGGTCGTGAGCGCGTCTGTCCTGGTCAGTGCTGCCTCCGCAGGTTCCGGAGGCGCCCTTCGAACACACGCCGAGATCGAGCGTGGCGGGCTCCCACCCGTCGCAGCGCCTCTCGACCTCACCCCCAGCGTACCCGCCCCGGCACCACCATCGCCTCATCCACCGCGCCCGCCCTGCGGCTCGGGTTCCGGGCACCCACAGCGGTATGGATCGGGGTGCTGGTTAGGGTCCGGGGGTGGTCGCTGAGCCGGAGGACTTCTTCGATCTGCCGCCGGAGCGGGTCGCGGTCGTGCTGATCGACTTCCAGAACGACTTCTGCAGTCCGGAGCTCGCTGCGGCCGCCAACACGCACAACGCAGCCGCGGCCCGACGCGCCAACGAGATCGCGGCTGCGGCCGCCACCGTCGGAGCGCACGTCGTCTACACGCGCCAGGTCCTCGATCCCGACCGGCTCACCCCGCGACAACGACGGTGGGAGCGGCCCGGCGGGCTCTGCGCGGCCGGATCCTGGGGCGCCGAGCTCTTCCTCGACCCCGTACCCGGCAGCACCGTCGTCACCAAGCACCGCTTCGACTGCTGGCAGAGCCCTGAGTTCACCGGCTTCCTCGACGCCCACGACGTCGACGGCCTCGTGATCACCGGGGTCGAGCTCGTCTGCTGCGTCCTCTACGCCGTACTCGGCGCATCCGAACGCGGCTACCACTACATCGTCCCCGCCGACCTCGTCTCCGGTCAGGATCCCGGCGACGACACCGACAACCGGGCCGTCCGCGACTACCTCCGCTTCAACCGCCCGGGGCACCTGCTGCCCACCGCCGCGCCCATCCTCGAGACGTGGCAGGGACGTACATGACCGTGACCGTGGCGCCGGATCTCTTCGACCGGCAGGCGGCCGAGATCTATCCCGACGGCGAGGGGTGGATGGGCTCGCCCGCCTTCCTCGTCGTCGCCGACGACGTACCGGCGGCGGCTGCCGCGCTGTACGCCGCGGGTGAGCTGTTCATGCTGCTCGACGAGAAAGGCGAGGAACACGAGGAGTGGGAGCTCGTCGAGTACTGGGGGCCGAGCTACGTCTCGCCCGTGCAGCTGACCGCGGCCGGCCCGATGATGTGGACCGACACCAAGGGCGAGCTCAGCGCCGCGATGGGCGCCGGCATGATCCGCATCCTGGTCGCCGAGCTCACCGCCCGCGGGGTGACCGCGCACGTGACCGCTCCGTCGGAGGACGACCTGGGGGCTGACCTGCCGGAGTGGGAGCCGCCGCCGGTCCCGGAGCCGCCGCGCGGGCCGGTCGCCCCGCGGGTCTGGTTCATCGCGCGCAGCGTCCGCCTCACGACGACGACCGGCCGGCGCTACGGCGATTGGGAGTATCGGACCGCCGACGGCGCCTGGGTCGGCGAGCGCACCACCGCGGAACGCTTCGCCGAGGCGCCCGTAGACCTCGTCGTCACCCTGCGCACCGACCCCGTGCCGCCGGAGCGCGGCGAGGTCAACGGCATCCTCCTGCCGGACGACGACAGTCCCACCGGCCCTCTCCCGCCCGTGCACCTTCGCCGCCCCCGCTGATTCCGGTGAGGTGAGACGGGTACCGGGGTGGATCCTCCTCGCCGTCCAGGCCTGACCCGGACGGGTTCCGTCCGGGAAGGGGCTTACGCTGCGGCGCATGACGGAGGGGACCGTGAGCACGTACGCGATCAGAGCGCTGAGTACTGACACCTGGGACGCGTTCGCGCAGCTGGCCGAGAAGCACAACGGGGTATGGGGCGGCTGCTGGTGCACCTGGTTCCATCCGCGCCGCAAGACCCAGGACATCGAGATCGAGGCGGGACGGCCGTACAAGGAGTGGCTGGTCCAGCAGGGGCGGGCGCACGCGGCGCTGGTGTTCGACGGCGAGGCCGCGGTGGGCTGGTGCGAGTACGGCCCGCCGGAGGAGCTGCCGAACATCTACCACCGCAAGGAGTACGAGGCCGGCCTCGGCCAGGCGCCCGACTACCGCCTCACCTGCTTCTTCGTCGACCGGGACTACCGGCGCAAGGGCGTCGCCGCGGTGGCCCTGCAGGGGGCGCTGGACCTGATCGCGCAGGCGGGCGGCGGCGTGGTGGAGGCCTATCCGCAGGACACGCAGGGCAGGAAGACGTCCGCGTCCTTCCTCTACAACGGCACCCGCGCCATGTTCGAGAAGGCCGGCTTCACCTTCGAGCGCACCAAGGGCACCAAGAACTGCGTCATGCGCCGCACCGTCTGACGCGTGTCCGCGACGACGGGCGGGTGACGACGTACGCCCAGGGACTCGAACGCGACGGCGACGTCCGGCTGTCGATCGGCGAAGGCGAGTCCAGCCCCTGACCGTCAGTGGTGGGCGGCGTGGTGGGCGGCGAGCACGTCCAGGCCGAAGTCCGCGCCGGGATCGCGCCAGACCGAGTGGGCGTGGTTGGCGCCGCGCTGGGTGTTGTCCCACTCGGCCAGCAACCGCGGGCCCTGCAGCCGGTAGTAGTGCGGCGCGCCCGGCTCCGTGGGGCCGGCCCAGGCGAAGTGGACGGCGTCGAGCGTGGCCTCGTCGTCGTACCGGTCCAGCGGTGAGACGGGGACCCGGTCCAGGTAGGTACCGAGCAGCGCCCGCAGCAGCGCGCGCTGGGAGGAATCGAACTCGGCCGCCGACACCCCCTTCGGTACGGCGGTGTACTCGACCGCGGAGTGCTGCCGGTCCTCGTACCCGGCGGCGTCGTCGATCGCGTCGCTGAGCGCCTGCAGCTTGTCCTGCTCGACGGGGTCCGGGAATCGTTCGCGCCAGATCCCGGCCAGCGGGACCACCCGGTCGCCGGCCGCGATCCGGCTCCGGTTGGCCGTGACCAGGTCGGACGGGGCCTGCGGGAGCAGCACCGCCCGCTCGGCCAGCGAAGGCCGCAGCGAGCGGACCAGGTCCCGGGCCAGGTCCTCCACCGCGGCCAGCGGTCGCAGCGTCGCCCCGCCGAGCAGCGGGAAGACAGCCGGGTCCGCGCCCAGGAAGCACGGCGTGGTCGCCGCCACCTCCCCGTCCACCACCAGGTTGTTCAGCGAGACGTGGTGACCGCCGAACCGCCAGCCCCAGGGGCCGGAACCGCCGGGCTCGCCGAACACGCGCAGGTAGTACAGGCCCGGATCGCGTCCGCGCTCCCGATCGAAGCGGACCACGAACCCTTCGACCTGGTCCAGGACGTTCTCCAGGCCCATCACGGTGGCGACGGTCGCGTACGCCGCGTCCGACAGCCCGGTCGAGACCAGCCGCATCGCCGCCCGCTGCTGCGCCGGCCGCTGCTGGTGCATCGTGAGGCCGCCGTGGTCGGTGGGCGTGTAGAACCAGCGCCGCCGCTCCGCGTCGGACCCGTCGCGCGCCGGTACGGCTCCGGTCCCGACCCGGCGCTGCCCGTCCTCCAGCAGGTCCAGCCAGTTCCGGGCCGCCTCGGCCATCCGCTCGGCGACGGCACGGGCGGAGGAAGGGGGCGTGGTCACCCGCCGAGTATCCCGCCGAACCACCTCGGCAGCTGGTCGAGCAGGTCCTGCTGATCGTCACCGACCCAGGCGACGTGCCCGTCCGGCCGCAGCAGCAC
The Mycobacteriales bacterium genome window above contains:
- a CDS encoding LLM class flavin-dependent oxidoreductase, whose product is MSDTLPLAVLDFVGIEYGESAHDALQGAIRIAQAVEQAGYRRYWVSEHHNMRSLACSAPEILTAAIAARTESIRVGAAGIMLPNHSAFKVAETFRTLMALHPDRIDLGLGRAPGTDPLTAHVLRRGIDVDPAAEFPEQVAELLAFLGDGTEFAANHPYRRLVAAPVVTEVPQMFVLGSSGYGTQFAAVNGMSAVFAHHMSPDLAVPALRQYRTQFQPRVEGATPYSAMSVLSFASDDPEAVAEFEAGWTLTIANLRRNIREPLRPEQVQEYARSEAFRASREQGDGRMVTGEAKAVVERLLELKDQAEVDEIVVVTPNLDRGRRTDSFRAIADAWRAAA
- a CDS encoding XRE family transcriptional regulator, with product MPPDPDPDLGPVLEAVGPRLRALRTQRGGTLAELSRTTGISVSTLSRLESGQRKPTLELLLPLARAYRVQLDELVGAPQTGDPRIHPRPFIRNGRTMIPLSRQPGGLQAYKLVLPPGPDRIDEQRTHEGYDWLYVLSGQVRLVLGSNDMVLSTGEVAEFDTRVPHGFGNATDRPAEILALFGAQGERMHVRARPSTS
- the fxlM gene encoding methyltransferase, FxLD system; amino-acid sequence: MTEALRERLVGHLVSTGRITSAPLAEAFRMVPRHLFLPGTDPAVVYQDEAIPTRWSSDGRPTSSSSQPAIVAAMLEQLGLRPGHRVLEIGSGTGWNAALLAYLVGPAGAVSTVDIEPAVAGQAARNLTAAGATGVRVVVGDGSGGDPETAPFDRIVVTASARDLAPAWSAQLADGGRLVLPLSLRGAQSSVAFEPAGDHLESVSIVPAGFMPMQGTLAGPDPLRPLGRRDLMLHLDDPRPVDTDALLAALDAGGGPITPVPVRRAEVHTGLRVWLALRAPDAGDLVTLQEPATSPTPVLVGDGALAALVPTGSGTGVRGYGPDGDALAARLLTEIEAWIAAGRPGTTAVRIRAYPAGTDLPPPTIDTPNTRFTVDWPAGQAGS
- the metH gene encoding methionine synthase, translating into MVLDGAWGTMFQDAGLRPEDYRGERFAEHDRDVAGDPDLLSLTRPDLVLDVHRRYLDAGADITTTNTFTATSIGQADYGLESLVREMNLASARLARQAAKEAGGKFVAGAVGPLNVTLSLSPKVEDPAYRAVTFDEVKDAYAEQIQALADGGVDLLLIETVFDTLNAKAALAAAQEVAPQLPLWVSVTIVDLSGRTLSGQTVEAFWRSVEHAKPLVVGVNCSLGAAEMRPHVAELSRLAGTYVASHPNAGLPNAFGGYDQTPAETAELLGEFAGSGLVNVVGGCCGTTPEHIAAITLAVKRKPPRVIPREPAGTRFSGLEPFAIGPDTGFVMIGERTNVTGSARFRRLIESGDHQGAVAVALEQVRGGANLLDVNMDADLLDSERAMTTFLDLIATEPEVARIPVMVDSSKWTVLEAGLKCLQGKGVVNSISLKEGEEPFLAQARRVRRYGAGVVVMAFDEQGQADTADRKVAICGRAYDLLVGIGFDPADIVFDPNVLAVATGIAEHNGYAKAFLQALPRIKERCPGAHTSGGISNLSFSFRGNDVVREAMHSAFLFHAVTAGLDMGIVNAGQLAVYQDIPAELLELVEDVLFDRRPDATDRLVSFAATVGGKGTQRAIDLSWREAPVAERLSYALVHGVVDFIEEDTEEARQQLPRPLDVIEGPLMDGMKIVGDLFGAGKMFLPQVVKSARAMKRSVAYLEPYMEAEKAAAELAGEVADDRRGQGRIVLATVKGDVHDIGKNIVGVVLGCNNYEVVDLGVMVPGASIVDTAVAEDADAIGLSGLITPSLDEMVSVAAELERRGLKLPLLIGGATTSRQHTAVRIAPAYGRTTVHVLDASRVVGVVSDLLNPERAEALDIANRAEQQRLREQHATRQRRPLLPYGQAVANREQVSFDDLPTPSFTGVRAVAPELSTLRELIDWQFFFLAWELKGKYPAILEQPVARELFDDGQELLDQIIADGSLQARGSYAIWPAAAEGEDLVVSGVRFPMLRQQTAKHADEPNRSLADYVAPDGDHLGGFAVAIHGADALAATFEAEYDDYRAIMAKALADRLAEAFAEWAHLQARRAWFEPDARSVLADLHAERFRGIRPALGYPASPDHSLKGELFTLLGAAEQGLALTESYAMTPAAAVSGLIFAHQKSRYFTVGRLGRDQVEDYAKRRGLPRAEVERWLRPNLDYDPA
- a CDS encoding isochorismatase family cysteine hydrolase; amino-acid sequence: MVAEPEDFFDLPPERVAVVLIDFQNDFCSPELAAAANTHNAAAARRANEIAAAAATVGAHVVYTRQVLDPDRLTPRQRRWERPGGLCAAGSWGAELFLDPVPGSTVVTKHRFDCWQSPEFTGFLDAHDVDGLVITGVELVCCVLYAVLGASERGYHYIVPADLVSGQDPGDDTDNRAVRDYLRFNRPGHLLPTAAPILETWQGRT
- a CDS encoding GNAT family N-acetyltransferase, with product MTEGTVSTYAIRALSTDTWDAFAQLAEKHNGVWGGCWCTWFHPRRKTQDIEIEAGRPYKEWLVQQGRAHAALVFDGEAAVGWCEYGPPEELPNIYHRKEYEAGLGQAPDYRLTCFFVDRDYRRKGVAAVALQGALDLIAQAGGGVVEAYPQDTQGRKTSASFLYNGTRAMFEKAGFTFERTKGTKNCVMRRTV
- a CDS encoding DUF3500 domain-containing protein, which encodes MTTPPSSARAVAERMAEAARNWLDLLEDGQRRVGTGAVPARDGSDAERRRWFYTPTDHGGLTMHQQRPAQQRAAMRLVSTGLSDAAYATVATVMGLENVLDQVEGFVVRFDRERGRDPGLYYLRVFGEPGGSGPWGWRFGGHHVSLNNLVVDGEVAATTPCFLGADPAVFPLLGGATLRPLAAVEDLARDLVRSLRPSLAERAVLLPQAPSDLVTANRSRIAAGDRVVPLAGIWRERFPDPVEQDKLQALSDAIDDAAGYEDRQHSAVEYTAVPKGVSAAEFDSSQRALLRALLGTYLDRVPVSPLDRYDDEATLDAVHFAWAGPTEPGAPHYYRLQGPRLLAEWDNTQRGANHAHSVWRDPGADFGLDVLAAHHAAHH